A window from Citrus sinensis cultivar Valencia sweet orange chromosome 3, DVS_A1.0, whole genome shotgun sequence encodes these proteins:
- the LOC102621164 gene encoding uncharacterized protein LOC102621164, protein MERRPRMLKDFLIDNDSINSCSSSGFESFPRRRSSIRSLIQNDVSDVASNSSNKASLLRSRSRAAASTTISAFLAIISTIKTIQLNNVVKVKPPSILPRISLSRKLSSKKKSTPTRKEIINDIKITVRVRDIIRWKSFRDLAMDDKPQPQPSDLASSPDHQCTTTTTTIGSTTNSTPSPCSSSNGSSWCESDFTSEDYYLPPWTGNSAENDARGQVGENYSPRVGSDCDSMKATIESAEGPEELHGEEKEQLSPVSVLDFELQEDDEDHSVSSFDQSLANLEKWMSMEENDGDDSSAEEEEEEEEEEINIEVEEKAKLLLNKIKSTISPTWNCEDSRIVSEQLLLDFLVEELSAKRNNQGRINEIVRQAEAWIKGEDSATTLLIDDAGDCIRDMDRKESWNKFEGEQEEVSMQIENTLLNLLLDDLLLDL, encoded by the exons ATGGAGCGTAGGCCCCGAATGCttaaagattttctcatagaTAATGATTCCATTAATTCATGTTCTTCAAGTGGGTTCGAATCATTTCCTAGGAGACGCAGCAGCATACGAAGCCTTATTCAAAACGATGTCAGCGATGTTGCAAGTAATAGCAGTAATAAGGCATCATTACTAAGAAGCCGATCAAGAGCAGCTGCCTCAACAACAATCTCAGCTTTCCTAGCCATTATCAGCACCATCAAGACCATCCAACTCAACAATGTGGTTAAGGTTAAGCCCCCTTCAATTTTACCACGAATTAGCCTTTCTCGCAAGCTTTCCTCAAAAAAGAAGAGCACTCCTAccagaaaagaaataattaatgatatcaAAATAACAGTCAGAGTCAGAGACATCATACGGTGGAAATCATTCCGCGACTTGGCAATGGACGATAAACCCCAGCCGCAGCCATCCGATCTTGCTTCCTCTCCTGATCATCAATGCACCACCACTACAACCACAATCGGATCCACCACCAATAGCACTCCATCTCCATGCAGTAGTAGTAACGGTTCCAGTTGGTGTGAAAGTGATTTTACCTCGGAGGATTATTATTTACCTCCTTGGACCGGTAACTCTGCGGAAAACGACGCCCGTGGCCAAGTGGGTGAAAACTATTCACCGCGTGTCGGCAGCGATTGCGATTCGATGAAAGCGACAATTGAGTCAGCGGAGGGACCCGAG GAGTTGCATGGCGAGGAGAAAGAACAACTTAGTCCAGTTTCAGTGCTGGATTTCGAGCTccaagaagatgatgaagatcaTTCAGTCTCGTCTTTCGATCAAAGTCTTGCAAACCTAGAAAAATGGATGTCAATGGAAGAGAATGACGGAGATGATAGCTCTGCcgaggaggaggaggaagaagaagaagaagaaatcaatattgaagttgaagaaaaggcaaagctgctgttgaataaaataaaatcaacaataaGTCCAACGTGGAATTGTGAAGACAGTAGAATTGTATCGGAACAActattgttggatttcttgGTAGAGGAATTGTCTGCAAAGAGAAATAACCAAGGTAGAATTAATGAGATAGTAAGGCAAGCGGAGGCGTGGATTAAAGGGGAAGACAGTGCCACGACATTATTAATTGATGATGCTGGGGATTGTATTCGAGATATGGATAGGAAAGAGAGTTGGAACAAATTTGAGGGTGAGCAAGAAGAGGTATCAATGCAAATCGAGAACACTTTGTTGAATCTTTTGCTAGATGACCTACTGCTTGATCTCTAG